One genomic segment of Brassica napus cultivar Da-Ae chromosome A3, Da-Ae, whole genome shotgun sequence includes these proteins:
- the LOC106434981 gene encoding beta-glucosidase BoGH3B, with amino-acid sequence MCTLSYFLHTLGLLMLCSSVAANKEPLANAKYKNPKEPLEVRIKNLMGHMTLEEKLGQMVQVERVNATTKVIKKYFIGSAFSGGGSVPAPNATPEAWVNMVNKIQKAALSTRLGIPIIYGIDALHGHNNAYNATIFPHNVGLGVTRDPGLVKRIGEATALEVRATGIQYVFAPCIAVCRDPRWGRCYESYSEDHKIVQKMTEIIPGLQGDLPRGQKGVPFVAGKTKVAACAKHFVGDGGTLRGMNANDTVINSNGLLNIHMPAYYDAVNKGVATVMVSYSSLNGLKMHANKKLITGFLKKKLKFKGIVISDFLGVDWITTPIHANYSHSIYAAITAGIDMIMGSSNLTELIDDLTSQVKRKHIPMSRINDAVERILRVKFTMGLFEDPMADHSLANKLGCKEHRELAREAVRKSLVLLKNGENADEPLLPLPKKAKKILVAGTHADNLGYQCGGWTITWQGLNSNNLTIGTTILTAVKNTVDPTTQVVYNENPDTSFVNSSHLDYAIVVIGETPYAEGYGDSTNLTIAEPGPRIMENVCGLVKCVVVVISGRPVMMQPYVSEIDALVAAWLPGTEGQGVADVLFGDYGFTGKLARTWFRTVDQLPMNVGDPHYDPLYPFGFGLTTKANKQL; translated from the exons ATGTGCACTCTGAGTTACTTTCTACACACGTTAGGGCTTCTCATGCTCTGCTCTTCCGTGGCAGCTAACAAAGAGCCACTTGCAAACGCCAAGTACAAAAACCCGAAAGAGCCATTGGAAGTAAGAATCAAGAACCTGATGGGTCATATGACTCTTGAAGAGAAACTCGGGCAGATGGTTCAGGTGGAACGCGTCAATGCCACAACCAAAGTCATTAAAAAATACTTCATCG GGAGTGCGTTTAGCGGTGGAGGGAGCGTGCCGGCGCCAAACGCCACCCCAGAAGCTTGGGTGAACATGGTGAATAAGATCCAAAAGGCAGCTCTTTCGACCCGCTTAGGTATTCCCATTATCTACGGGATCGATGCTCTTCATGGTCACAACAATGCGTACAATGCCACCATTTTCCCCCATAACGTAGGCCTCGGAGTCACCAG GGACCCTGGCCTTGTGAAGAGGATTGGTGAAGCAACAGCTCTTGAAGTTAGAGCAACAGGAATCCAATATGTCTTTGCTCCATGTATTGCA GTGTGTAGAGACCCTAGATGGGGGAGATGCTACGAGAGCTACAGTGAGGATCACAAAATAGTTCAAAAGATGACTGAGATCATACCTGGTTTGCAAGGTGACCTTCCCAGGGGTCAAAAGGGTGTTCCTTTCGTGGCTGGAAA GACCAAAGTAGCAGCCTGTGCCAAACACTTTGTTGGAGATGGAGGTACATTGAGAGGGATGAACGCTAACGACACGGTTATTAACTCAAATGGATTGCTCAACATTCACATGCCGGCTTACTACGATGCGGTAAACAAGGGCGTTGCAACAGTTATGGTGTCATACTCGTCATTGAACGGGTTGAAAATGCATGCCAATAAGAAACTTATCACAGGTTTCctcaagaagaagttgaagttcAAG GGCATTGTCATCTCAGATTTTCTAGGTGTTGATTGGATCACTACACCTATTCATGCTAACTATTCACATTCTATTTATGCTGCTATCACTGCTGGAATCGATATG ATCATGGGTTCATCAAACTTGACCGAGTTAATCGACGACTTAACCAGTCAAGTGAAGAGAAAACACATCCCAATGAGCAGAATCAACGATGCCGTGGAGAGAATCTTGAGAGTCAAATTCACAATGGGGCTCTTTGAGGATCCCATGGCTGATCATAGCTTGGCCAACAAGCTCGGCTGTAAG GAACACAGGGAGCTAGCTAGGGAAGCAGTGAGGAAATCTCTGGTGCTGTTAAAGAATGGTGAAAATGCAGATGAGCCATTGCTTCCTCTCCCAAAGAAAGCCAAAAAGATCCTTGTCGCCGGAACACACGCTGATAACTTGGGATACCAATGTGGAGGCTGGACAATCACTTGGCAAGGCCTCAATAGCAATAACCTCACCATAG GTACAACGATCCTCACCGCAGTGAAGAACACGGTGGATCCAACGACGCAAGTCGTCTACAACGAGAATCCAGACACCAGCTTCGTAAACTCAAGCCACTTGGATTACGCGATCGTGGTCATCGGGGAGACACCGTACGCTGAGGGATACGGAGACAGCACGAACTTAACCATAGCCGAACCGGGTCCGAGAATAATGGAGAACGTGTGCGGGCTGGTGAAATGCGTGGTGGTGGTTATCTCCGGACGTCCGGTGATGATGCAGCCATACGTGAGTGAGATCGACGCTCTGGTTGCGGCGTGGCTTCCAGGAACGGAAGGGCAGGGAGTGGCTGATGTTTTGTTCGGAGATTATGGATTCACCGGGAAGCTAGCTAGGACGTGGTTCAGGACAGTGGATCAGTTGCCTATGAACGTTGGTGACCCGCATTATGACCCGTTGTACCCGTTTGGATTCGGGTTGACCACAAAGGCGAATAAACAGCTTTGA
- the LOC106435000 gene encoding KRR1 small subunit processome component homolog yields MEELKSLGKHNKPKPWDVDPDMERCLERWAVEKKFDPTWNPTGMLEVSSFSRVYPQRREKHLLKCWPRVKSALKEHGVSCELNLVERYMTVSTTKKTRDPYIIVKARDLLRLLSRSVPARQALKILEDDMSYDIINIGRLAPSKEKFLITRVLFLGHKSSSLKTLETSTNCFIRLQGNTVAAMGSFRALRRLRIIVEHCFLNGMRPSDVLKTMEDAGKCGPNRFTKEKDPFTDSPWYLPSANTYWEDGGYMLPLYDRF; encoded by the exons ATGGAGGAGCTTAAGAGTCTAGGTAAACACAACAAGCCGAAGCCATGGGACGTTGACCCAGACATGGAGCGTTGTTTGGAGCGTTGGGCAGTGGAGAAAAAGTTCGATCCGACATGGAACCCGACTGGTATGCTCGAAGTCAGCTCCTTCTCCAGAGTGTATCCTCAACGCAGAGAGAAGCATCTTCTCAAGTGTTGGCCCAGAGTCAAGTCCGCTCTCAAGGAACACGGCGTCTCCTGCGAGCTCAACCTGGTTGAACGTTATATGACTGTTTCAACGACCAAGAAGACGAGAGATCCGTACATCATCGTCAAAGCTAGAGACTTGCTTAGGCTTCTGTCTAGAAGTGTCCCTGCTCGTCAGGCACTCAAGATTCTGGAAGACGACATGAGttatgatatcatcaacatcgGACGTTTGGCTCCATCAAAG GAGAAATTTCTAATAACAAGGGTTCTGTTTTTGGGTCATAAGTCTTCTTCCTTGAAG ACGCTGGAAACATCAACCAACTGTTTCATTCGGCTTCAG GGCAACACTGTTGCCGCAATGGGTTCTTTCAGAGCTCTCAGAAGACTCAGGATAATTGTTGAACATTGCTTCCTTAATGGAATGCGTCCTTCGGATGTCTTGAAAACTATGGAGGATgcag GAAAATGTGGCCCGAATAGGTTTACTAAAGAGAAGGATCCAT TTACAGACTCTCCTTGGTACTTACCAAGCGCTAACACTTATTGGGAAGATGGCGGATATATGCTTCCTTTGTATGATAGGTTTTAA
- the LOC106434990 gene encoding E3 ubiquitin-protein ligase AIP2 isoform X1 — translation MEAASLSEESLKLELDDLQKQLNKKLRFEASVRSIHSLLRDRYTSSSPSLRKQFYTVVSRVATVLKTRYTATGFWVAGLSLFEEAERLVSDTSEKKHLKSCIEQAKEQLTEVDIQPTESSQGYLFEGHLTVDREPPQPQWLVQQNLMSAFSSIVAGESSNAAAAAVGNVLGETANLMQELINGLDSIIPEILEDGGPPRAPPASKEVVEKLPVIVFSEEMLKTLGADVECCICKENLVIGDKMQELPCKHTFHPPCLKPWLDEHNSCPICRHELPTDDQKYENWKEREKEAEEERKGAENAVRGGEYMYV, via the exons ATGGAGGCAGCGTCTCTTTCCGAAGAAAGCTTGAAGCTTGAGCTCGACGATCTGCAGAAACAGCTCAACAAAAAGCTGAGATTCGAGGCATCCGTTCGTTCTATCCATTCTCTCCTCCGTGATCGCTACACTTCCTCCTCTCCTTCTCTCCGCAAACAG TTCTATACAGTTGTGTCTCGTGTGGCGACGGTTCTCAAGACGAGATACACAGCTACTGGCTTTTGGGTTGCGGGACTGAGCCTTTTCGAGGAAGCTGAGAGACTTGTCTCTGATACTTCTGAGAAGAAACACTTGAAATCTTGCATCGAACAAGCGAAGGAGCAGTTAACCGAGGTAGATATTCAGCCGACGGAGAGCTCACAAGGCTATCTTTTCGAGGGACATCTGACGGTTGATCGCGAGCCGCCGCAGCCTCAGTGGCTGGTGCAGCAGAATCTCATGTCTGCTTTCTCTTCCATCGTTGCCGGTGAATCCTCtaatgctgctgctgctgctgttggAAACGTTCTTGGGGAAACGGCTAACTTGATGCAGGAACTCATCAATGGTCTTGACAGTATCATCCCAGAG ATACTAGAAGATGGTGGACCACCAAGAGCTCCACCAGCGAGTAAAGAAGTTGTGGAGAAACTCCCAGTGATTGTTTTCAGTGAGGAAATGCTTAAAACGTTAGGAGCAGATGTGGAATGTTGCATCTGCAAGGAGAATCTGGTGATTGGGGACAAAATGCAGGAGCTGCCATGCAAGCACACGTTCCACCCTCCTTGCTTAAAGCCTTGGCtg GACGAGCATAACTCTTGTCCTATATGCCGCCATGAGTTACCAACAGATGATCAGAAGTACGAGAACTGGAAAGAGAGGGAGAAAGAGGCTGAGGAGGAGAGGAAAGGCGCAGAGAATGCTGTCCGTGGTGGTGAATATATGTACGTTTAG
- the LOC106386983 gene encoding inactive protein RESTRICTED TEV MOVEMENT 2 — protein MANFGTERVYQEFEPATRWTSEPDAEILVADLPGFKKEQVKVAVTSTRKLRLTGERPTGGNKWIRFHQEIPVPLTVDIDSVSAMFKDYKLYIRHPRIKTETPQTKPPAPVKPLVVAKPHDQHEAKQSHGSKPNDQLKHDAEQKAGEVKSGKEGLTGEPKGTLSSKDHEEKDKVGAKWFEKYREATGNVVKEAKSKRQLLCNLTASIILVLLILLYARNAVRSSLVWNSEE, from the exons ATGGCTAACTTTGGAACAGAAAGAGTTTACCAAGAATTTGAGCCTGCCACTAGGTGGACCTCTGAACCAGACGCCGAGATCCTTGTCGCTGATCTTCCAG GGTTTAAGAAAGAACAAGTTAAGGTGGCGGTAACCTCAACAAGGAAGCTAAGACTAACAGGAGAACGTCCAACAGGCGGAAACAAATGGATTCGTTTCCACCAGGAGATTCCCGTTCCTTTGACAGTTGACATTGACTCGGTTTCAGCTATGTTCAAAGATTACAAACTATACATCAGACATCCCAGAATCAAGACAGAAACCCCTCAAACTAAGCCACCAGCACCGGTCAAACCACTGGTGGTCGCAAAACCCCATGATCAACATGAGGCAAAACAAAGCCATGGTTCTAAGCCAAACGATCAGCTGAAACATGATGCAGAGCAAAAAGCAGGGGAAGTAAAGAGTGGCAAAGAGGGATTAACTGGTGAGCCTAAAGGAACTTTGAGTTCCAAGGATCATGAGGAGAAGGACAAAGTTGGAGCCAAATGGTTTGAGAAGTACAGAGAGGCAACTGGAAATGTGGTAAAGGAAGCTAAGAGCAAACGGCAGCTACTTTGCAATTTGACTGCTTCGATTATATTGGTTCTGCTAATCCTACTGTATGCTAGAAATGCAGTACGTTCATCTCTGGTCTGGAACTCCGAGGAATGA
- the LOC125596809 gene encoding E3 ubiquitin-protein ligase AIP2-like isoform X1, giving the protein MPIDKIFKDDASEEKGERARMASFIGAMAVADLVKSTLGPKGMDKILQSTGRGHSVTVTKTLGAEVECCICKENLVIGDKMQELPCKHTFHPPCLKPWLDENNSCPICRHELPTDDQKYESWKEREKEAEEERKGAENAVRGGEYMFFWFLRGDRRERDHEDNEEEED; this is encoded by the exons ATGCCG ATCGATAAGATCTTCAAAGATGATGCTAGTGAAGAGAAAGGCGAACGTGCCAGGATG GCTTCATTCATTGGTGCAATGGCTGTTGCTGATCTCGTTAAGTCTACCTTAGGGCCTAAGGGAATG gatAAAATTTTGCAATCTACTGGTAGAGGTCATTCGGTCACTGTTACTAAAACGTTAGGAGCAGAGGTGGAATGTTGCATCTGCAAAGAGAATCTTGTCATTGGTGACAAAATGCAGGAGCTGCCATGCAAGCACACGTTTCACCCTCCTTGCTTAAAGCCTTGGCTG GACGAGAATAACTCTTGCCCTATATGCCGGCATGAGTTACCGACGGATGATCAGAAGTACGAGAGCTGGAAAGAGAGGGAGAAAGAGGCTGAGGAGGAGAGGAAAGGCGCAGAGAATGCTGTCCGTGGAGGCGAATATAT GTTTTTTTGGTTCCTCCGCGGTGACAGGCGAGAGAGAGACCATGAGGATaatgaagaggaggaagatTAA
- the LOC125596809 gene encoding E3 ubiquitin-protein ligase AIP2-like isoform X2 yields MPIDKIFKDDASEEKGERARMASFIGAMAVADLVKSTLGPKGMDKILQSTGRGHSVTVTKTLGAEVECCICKENLVIGDKMQELPCKHTFHPPCLKPWLDENNSCPICRHELPTDDQKYESWKEREKEAEEERKGAENAVRGGEYMRERDHEDNEEEED; encoded by the exons ATGCCG ATCGATAAGATCTTCAAAGATGATGCTAGTGAAGAGAAAGGCGAACGTGCCAGGATG GCTTCATTCATTGGTGCAATGGCTGTTGCTGATCTCGTTAAGTCTACCTTAGGGCCTAAGGGAATG gatAAAATTTTGCAATCTACTGGTAGAGGTCATTCGGTCACTGTTACTAAAACGTTAGGAGCAGAGGTGGAATGTTGCATCTGCAAAGAGAATCTTGTCATTGGTGACAAAATGCAGGAGCTGCCATGCAAGCACACGTTTCACCCTCCTTGCTTAAAGCCTTGGCTG GACGAGAATAACTCTTGCCCTATATGCCGGCATGAGTTACCGACGGATGATCAGAAGTACGAGAGCTGGAAAGAGAGGGAGAAAGAGGCTGAGGAGGAGAGGAAAGGCGCAGAGAATGCTGTCCGTGGAGGCGAATATAT GCGAGAGAGAGACCATGAGGATaatgaagaggaggaagatTAA
- the LOC106434990 gene encoding E3 ubiquitin-protein ligase AIP2 isoform X2 → MEAASLSEESLKLELDDLQKQLNKKLRFEASVRSIHSLLRDRYTSSSPSLRKQFYTVVSRVATVLKTRYTATGFWVAGLSLFEEAERLVSDTSEKKHLKSCIEQAKEQLTEVDIQPTESSQGYLFEGHLTVDREPPQPQWLVQQNLMSAFSSIVAGESSNAAAAAVGNVLGETANLMQELINGLDSIIPEILEDGGPPRAPPASKEVVEKLPVIVFSEEMLKTLGAEVECCICKENLVIGDKMQELPCKHTFHPPCLKPWLDEHNSCPICRHELPTDDQKYESWKEREKEAEEERKGAENAVRGGEYMYV, encoded by the exons ATGGAGGCAGCGTCTCTTTCCGAAGAAAGCTTGAAGCTTGAGCTCGACGATCTGCAGAAACAGCTCAACAAAAAGCTGAGATTCGAGGCATCCGTTCGTTCTATCCATTCTCTCCTCCGTGATCGCTACACTTCCTCCTCTCCTTCTCTCCGCAAACAG TTCTATACAGTTGTGTCTCGTGTGGCGACGGTTCTCAAGACGAGATACACAGCTACTGGCTTTTGGGTTGCGGGACTGAGCCTTTTCGAGGAAGCTGAGAGACTTGTCTCTGATACTTCTGAGAAGAAACACTTGAAATCTTGCATCGAACAAGCGAAGGAGCAGTTAACCGAGGTAGATATTCAGCCGACGGAGAGCTCACAAG GCTATCTTTTCGAGGGACATCTGACGGTTGATCGCGAGCCGCCGCAGCCTCAGTGGCTGGTGCAGCAGAATCTCATGTCTGCTTTCTCTTCCATCGTTGCCGGTGAATCCTCtaatgctgctgctgctgctgttggAAACGTTCTTGGGGAAACGGCTAACTTGATGCAGGAACTCATCAATGGTCTTGATAGTATCATTCCAGAG ATACTAGAAGATGGTGGACCACCGAGAGCTCCACCTGCGAGTAAAGAGGTTGTGGAGAAACTTCCAGTGATTGTTTTCAGTGAGGAAATGCTTAAAACGTTAGGAGCAGAGGTGGAATGTTGCATCTGCAAGGAGAATCTGGTGATTGGCGACAAAATGCAGGAGTTGCCATGCAAGCACACGTTTCACCCTCCTTGCTTAAAGCCTTGGCTG GACGAGCATAACTCTTGCCCAATATGCCGGCATGAGTTACCGACGGATGATCAGAAGTACGAGAGCTGGAAAGAGAGGGAGAAAGAGGCTGAGGAAGAGAGGAAAGGCGCAGAGAATGCTGTCCGTGGTGGTGAATATATGTACGTTTAG
- the BNAA03G08160D gene encoding protein CHLORORESPIRATORY REDUCTION 42, chloroplastic has translation MALSFASSARFSNTQSGVCYSVSFTPRVTVRCCETAKEPPRPKSKLQVGSPIIIVEAPKVIKTAASMPCLRANSGLVKPGDVGRIVSRKPKDLWAVRLSIGTYLLDGKYFKALELEE, from the exons ATGGCTTTATCCTTTGCTTCTTCAGCTAGATTCTCCAACACGCAGTCAGGGGTATGTTACAGTGTGTCCTTCACTCCACGAGTCACCGTGAGATGCTGTGAAACCGCGAAGGAGCCTCCAAGACCAAAATCTAAGCTCCAAGTCGGATCACCAATCATCATCGTGGAAGCCCCTAAAGTGATAAAAACAGCCGCTTCTATGCCTTGTCTAAGGGCTAACTCCGGCTTGGTCAAGCCTGGCGATGTTGGAAG aaTCGTGTCGAGAAAACCAAAGGACTTGTGGGCAGTTCGACTTTCCATTGGAACTTATCTTTTAGATGGTAAATATTTCAAAGCTTTAGAGCTTGAAGAGTGA